The following coding sequences are from one Candidatus Nitrosopumilus sp. SW window:
- a CDS encoding ribose-phosphate pyrophosphokinase, with the protein MSKLSVICGKSSEDLGRKLARKTKANFVKSEVRVFPDGESKITLKGNISKKRSIVVQSIYPPVDTNLIQALSLISKAKETSSEVIVVIPYMGYARQDREFLPGEIVTMKVLAKLFKGAGASKLIVVDIHSLIGLKYFTIKSKNVSAVPDLARYFKKMSLKNPLVVSPDQGGKERAKEFAKEMGIEFIALQKKRDRKTGKVQIKTKQADVIGRDLILVDDMISTGGSIVNATKFLKKEKCKRVFVACTHALLMNDAEKKIKKSGVTKIVSANTIPGNTSIVDVSNTIAKAII; encoded by the coding sequence TTGAGTAAACTATCAGTAATTTGTGGAAAGTCATCAGAAGATTTAGGAAGGAAATTAGCTAGAAAGACTAAAGCAAATTTTGTAAAATCTGAGGTAAGGGTTTTTCCTGATGGAGAAAGTAAGATAACACTCAAGGGAAATATATCTAAAAAAAGATCAATTGTTGTTCAATCAATTTATCCACCTGTAGATACAAATCTAATTCAAGCATTATCATTAATCTCAAAAGCTAAAGAAACATCATCTGAAGTTATCGTTGTAATTCCTTACATGGGATATGCAAGACAGGACAGGGAATTTTTGCCAGGAGAAATTGTTACCATGAAAGTTCTGGCTAAATTATTCAAAGGTGCAGGTGCATCAAAACTAATTGTAGTTGATATCCACAGTTTGATTGGGCTCAAATATTTCACCATAAAATCCAAAAATGTATCAGCAGTGCCAGATCTGGCAAGATATTTCAAAAAAATGAGCCTAAAAAACCCATTAGTTGTTTCACCAGATCAAGGTGGAAAAGAAAGGGCAAAAGAATTTGCCAAGGAAATGGGAATAGAATTCATTGCATTACAAAAGAAAAGAGATAGAAAAACAGGCAAAGTACAGATCAAGACAAAACAAGCTGATGTCATAGGACGTGATTTGATTTTAGTTGATGATATGATAAGTACTGGTGGAAGTATAGTTAATGCAACAAAATTTCTTAAAAAAGAAAAATGTAAAAGAGTTTTTGTAGCATGTACACATGCACTATTGATGAATGATGCTGAAAAGAAAATAAAAAAATCCGGAGTTACAAAAATTGTAAGTGCAAATACTATTCCAGGTAATACATCAATAGTAGATGTATCAAATACAATTGCAAAGGCAATAATATAA